The DNA window ATGTTGTCCAACCGTCCGACAACCTATCTTCGATTGCTTCCAGGTTTGGATCTCAGCAGAAGGCCATCACTGATGTCAACGGGAACAAATTCAACGTCTATGATACCATATTCGTCCCGGTGACGAAGCTGCCGGTTCTATCACAGCCGAATACAAGTACTGCTGCTGCTCCTTCTCCTACTCCGGCCGGCAGCTCCGATGATAGGACAGGTGACAACCTCGCTAAACaattaactaaatattttttgtttcactATATTGAAAATAACCACTAGAGATTTAAAATTCACCTAAAATCATgcgaagttgatagttgagaactGTTTAACAATTTAGTCAATGTAATTGTTCTCggctatcaacttcacatgaagatAACTGTGCGTGAGTATTTTCTAAAAACTAGAATTGCTTAGTGAATGTCATGGTTTTTGAATAATCCACTAAGCATAGTCATAAGAACAGGCACCGTGAGAGGGCTGGCAATTGGATTGGGGATTGCTGGTTTGCTGCTGATGGTGGTGTGTGCGGTGTGGTTGTATAGGGAGAGTGTGTTGAAGGGCAGGATGTGGGCGGGCAGGGACGAGGAGGAGCAGAGGCAGAAGGAAGGCAGGGTGTTTTCGGGAGGGAGAGATGGGAAAGTGAGTAAACCGATGGATGTGAAGCTGATGGCCAATGTGTCTGACTGCTTGGACAAGTACAGAGTCTTTGGAATTGAGGAACTTGTAGAAGCCACTGATGCCTTCAGTGACAGTTGCCTCATTCAAGGTTCTGTTTACAAAGGTACTATTGATGGAGAAACCTATGCAATCAAGAAGATGAAGTGGAATGCCTATGAGGAGCTCAAGATCTTACAGAAGGTAATCAATTTCACTCGTCAAATTATCTTTATTGTTTCTAACTTTCTATCATGTATGTCGTGTGTTTCCAAATCCATTATTTTATTAAGCATACTCAAGCCAAGGGAATAAACCTGGAGATGCCTAGATCTATATGcacatcattatttttttaatgtttccTTAAGGTATTATTAGGGGCGGAGAAAAAAACAGTGGAATCGTTACATGTGTTCGCTTATTATTCCTTcaaatataacataaaataaataaacagacaTGTATTTCTGATCCAAAACGTTATCAGATTGGGTTTCTTTTGGtcattatttttcatttgtGCTAACTAATCTATTTTGGGGAACActtaaataagaataaaacatTAGCAGTTAATGGAATAGTTCCTTTTAGTTATTTGGTGAGTGACGTTTCCATCTTTGTCTCTCATGATTGATCATTGTAATCAGCTTATTATAcagagtttttaaaattaaagaagcaCATTATTAGGTACGCACATAAAGTCATAATAACAGACAAATCATGCTGCTGCActcttttaactttttaaagaGAATATAGTAAAAGCATAAACATTTTCATACGAAGATAATATTATAAAtcgttaaatgatttgatatGTTTGACTGAACTATTTAATGGTTTACAATATCATCTTCACATATAAGATATCTTCACACACTTTCTCTAGTAAATGATGGTTTTGTGTGGATGAAGGTAAACCATGGGAATCTGGTGAAGTTAGAAGGATTTTGCATAGACTCTGAAGAAGGGAATTGCTATCTAGTTTATGAGTACGTGGAGAATGGATCTTTGAACTGGTGGCTGCACGAAGAGGAAGGGAAGAATAAGGAGAAGCTAAACTGGAAGACAAGGGTGAGAATAGGCATAGACATAGCAAATGGTCTTCAATACATCCACGAGCACACAAGGCCAAGAGTAGTGCACAAAGACATAAAGAGCAGCAACATTCTGTTGGACTCAAACATGAGAGCCAAGATTGCCAACTTCGGCCTTGCCAAGTCAGGAATGAACGCAATTACAATGCACATTGTGGGAACTCAGGGCTACATTGCTCCTGAGTATCTGGCCGATGGCGTCGTCTCCACCAAGATGGATGTCTTCTCTTTCGGGGTGGTGCTCCTGGAGCTCATCTCTGGAAGGGAAGCCATCGACGAGGAGGGGAATCTACTGTGGATGAGTGCTATGAAGACCTTTGAAGGGGTAAGTAGTGATGAAGAGAAGGGTAGGAGGGTGAGGGAGTGGATGGACAAGGCAATGTTGAGGGACACAATCTCTATGGATAGTTTGTTGGGAGTTTTGGGGATTGCTATTGCTTGTTTGCATAAGGAGCCTTCAAAGAGGCCTAGCATAGTGGATGTTGTCTATGCTCTCTGCAAGAGTGATGATGCAGGGTTTGAAACCTCTGAGGATGGGATTGGATCCCCAAAGGTCACTGCTAGGTGAATCAAATCAAACTCTCTCCCTTCAACTACAACTGTAGCTTAACTTCAGAGGGAGTTTATGTAAATTAAGTAGGGGTGCTGTTAGTTTTACAATTCTGTTATGCAATTTATGTATTAATTTCCAAATTTTGTATCATGAAATTAGCccctaaatcaaaataaaatcacaaattaTTATAGTCAGTCCGACATGTTAAGGACTAATCTGCTATGAATTTGAACATTATTTAAAGATTTGTCGGTAACCAATGAGTTGCTACATACACAATGCATAATTCAAACTTCTAATACTTATTTAAGCGAAGGATTATTGACTTATTGTTAATCATCTCATCAACCTAAATTAGTTAATTGTGTAGCTTCATTTTCATGAAGATTTATGTCAGATCAGTTGAAAACTAAAGACATTAATTTCCATCAATCTCCCATAACAAATTGGGAATACACTTAAAAGAATTCAAATAAGCCATATGTAACCATCATCAACTAACATGCTAAAATATGACATTAATTAAACTTTAGTTCTTCCAAAAGTAGCTTCGTGTCATATAATTTTACTCCCTTATTAGCTATAAGAATTTTGCTCTAACCTAGGAAAATACTTAGGCGTTCCCTTGTataccaaataaataaaataaatgtagcTACAAAATTCCACTACTTGAATGAtgtatgaaattaaaaaaaaaaaaaactaaacatgtaaaatatttacctcacaataaaataataaaaaatagtgattAGTGATTAGAATGAAAGAGAAACACTAATTCTCCCACTTTGACGTATATCCACAATTATTGTATCCTATCTCAGTCTCAGCCTCTTTCACATTTCCTTCACGTTTGAATGTGATTTGGATGTGTACGGTTTTATGAGACAGAAACTTTGACGTTGTTTCACATGACTAGGGTTTTCCCAATAcatgatcatcacattcgtcattcGCGAACATTGATACAAAGCTTGAAACATATCGATGATGATTCTATTGCAACTTCCTTGGCCCTTTCTTGCCAATCAATGCAAGAGTTTCGCGCTGGGGGACTCTTCATCAATGGCGGTGGCAACAATCACACAGCCTCTATTTTCTCACTTCTATTGTTAGATCTCATTCTTATCATCGTCGTCACTCGCATTCTTCGCATTCTTTTTAAGCCCCTCAAACAACCTGAACTGGTTTGTCAGATGATGGTAATAAGCTtcttaatttttagtattattaACATTCATTTCATTGCTTCATGTTCAAGAGGAATCCTACATTAGTTTATTCTTTTAATGTATTTTCCATATGTTTATATCAAATTTCTAAATGTAGCTCAAGTCGTtgataaaaagttaaagaacTTAGCCAAACTAATAGATAAGCACCAACATATATAGATTTTGCTATCATAAGCACTTTAGGCCGCATTTGTTTATGAGAAGAGGATAGGACAtgatactttttatattttatttggtaataaattagaataaatttataataataaaaaaatataattataaaaaattaataaaaataataaaaaaaataaaaaataagttgtttcttttATTAGTGTCTCGTGTCCTTGGATgaacacaaaatatactaattcaaTGTTTCTGAACACATTATTTCTGTGCATATTTTTGTCAAACacgattttgtgtctctgtctcAGTAAACTAAACGCAGTCTTAGGGACAAATCGAAGTTTTGAAAATTTACgagaacaaaattaatttatgcaTAAAAAGTAAGGTGATGTTGACAAAAAAAGACAATTATAATGAATgctaaaataagataaattttcgCTGTTTTTTGCACATTTCTGTAAAAAGTATTTATGTGAGTATTTTGACTACAcatgaaaaagaaatattatttttaataaaaataataatataatgtttTGGTGTGGAATTAACTTTTACTAATTGGATActgattaatataaataaatttccaTCTTATCATTTCAAGGGTGGTATTATTCTTGGACCTTCTGTTTTGGGACGCCATGGATGGTTTAAACGTAATGTAATGCCTGAAGCAGCTGAATTCTTGGTGAACAATCTTGGAATAATGGGATTCATGTTCTTTGTTTTCATCTATGGTGTAAAGTGTGACCCAAGCCTGTTGAAAAAATCAGGGAAAATGCATTTGTACACGGCATTAGTTGGTATAAGCATTCCCTCAATGCTAACTTTTCTTGTGTCACTATACATGAGAAAAAACATGGACAAAGAACTTTCTAGAATAGCTTCACTAGGTGTAATTTCAGCGTACTTTGGGATCACAACATTCCCTGTTGTCCATAATATTTTGAAAGAGCTTAACCTTATAAACTCACATGTTGGGAGAATGGCTTTGTCTATGGCTTTAATTGGTGATGCAATTGGTACATGTTCAATTGTAGTATTTGAGGCTGGGAAACATGGAGAAACAGGAACAAAGCATGCAATTTGGTACACAATTTCTCTTGTACTGGTGCTAATGTTCATTATGTTTTGTGTAAGGCCCATGATGATGTGGATTCATAAGAACACCCCAGAAGGGCACCCAGTGGAACAATCTTATGTTGTTGTCATTCTTTTGGGTGTTTTTGTGTTGGGCTTTGTGACAGATATGCTTGGGATGGCAATTGCTAATGGGCCTTTGTGGTTGGGCCTTGTGATCCCTGATGGGCCTCCTTTAGGAGCAACAATAGTGGAAAAGAGTAAGACTATTATGACTGATTTTCTACTACCATTCTCATTCCTTATGGTGGGAACTCATACTGATGTGTTTGCTATGAGTGAGATTGATTGGTCTCATTTAGAACCATTGTTTTTCATGGTTTTAACTGGCtacttgaccaaattcttttcCACTTGGGTTGCTACATTCTATTGGCAGTTGCCATTTAGAGATGGACTTGCACTTAGCCTTATGATGAGCTTGAGAGGACAAGTTGAGCTCATAATGTTTGTCCATTTCATGGATAAGAAGGTAACTAAGCTCCATTATGTATATCTTATACAAGTTAAATCTTAAAATGGCCCTTTAAATTGATTGTGTGTACTTAAAAAATTCAAGAGATTTCAATTATACTAATTAGGTATTTGAAATTGGCAAAAGTGCATCATAATAATCCGGTCATTTTCTATCAAATGACTTGTCATTAAGAACGATGTGGTACAATtagaatttcaaaatataattggTGCAATTGAAATCTTGATGAGTATGTTAGTATATACGACCAATCTCAAGtaccattttgaaaaataatttaaaaaaaatactaaaattatataaagaaaaggaaatttacAAAATTGTCCTTGCTAGTGATTAGAtgtgtatttttctaatttGTTAACTCTATtaaatggtttaaaaaaaaaccTCCGGCCaacttttcatacaaaattatCATCACATGTGATGGATTTCATCACAATTTCTGCACTATTTAATAACTTTGAATGATTTAATTTCACGTCATAAAGGATTTGAAGTTTAGGGAAATAAATTgtagatttattttttaatgaatactCCTATAGTAACATCTTTATACGGAGATGAAATTGTAAATTGTTAGATAATTACTAAATATGTTTGACTGAACCATTTAACAATTTACAATACCATCTTCGTGTGAAAATATCATCACGTAagtattttctcattttttttccttgtttcaATTATATATGGACATAGCTGTTTGCATTTCAACTAAATAGCTCCTTGTATCTATCTTTGTTCTTTGTGTGCATGCAAACACAGATCATAAAGATACCAGGCTTCACATTATTAGTGCTTATGACAGCAGTTCTAACTGCAACATTCACTCCATTGATCTCCATAGTGTATGATCCAACAAGGCCATATATTGTGAACCAAAGAAGGAACATTCAGCATCACCTTCCAAACACTAAGCTTTCAATGGTTCTATGCATTCAAGATGATGAAAGCATAAATGGTCTCATCAATGTTCTTGACATATcaaatccaaatccaaatcGTCCCTTCATAGTTCACACTGTTCGATTATTCGAGCTTGTTGGCCGTGCTAGCCCTCTATTTATAGACCATGACAACCAAGAAATGCCTTCCAATTATCAATGGATGCACATTGTAAATGTTCTAAGGCGCTATCAAGAACTTAAAGGGAAATTTGTGGAGCTAAAGTTTTTCACAGTTGTTTCGCTGAAGCAAATGATGTTCCAAGACATTTGCTTGATTGCTTTAGAAAATGAAGCTTCTCTCATCATCTTACCtttcaagaaaacacatgtttctAACAAGGGCATGATCCATACTATAAACTCTCAAGTGTTGAATCATGCACCTTGCTCTGTTGGTATTCTTGTTGATAAAGGAAGTAATAATCTTATTGAAATGATGGCTGCAGCAAGAAATATTGCTGCTGCTCCTTCTTCCCTTCGTAGATTCGGACGGCGATATGCTATGCTATTTCTCGGAGGAGCAGACGCAAGAGAGGCTCTTGTTTATGCAGATATGATAGCTGCAAACCAAGATGCTTCTCTTACTGTGATTCGATTCTTGTCCGCAAACTATGTAGGGGAcaaagaaagggagaagaagcTAGATGATGGAATTGTGACATGGTTTTGGGTTAAGAATGAGACAAACAACAGAGTGAGGTACAGAGAAGTGGTGGTTAAGAATGGAGAAGAAACAATTGCAAGTATTCTAGCTatgaataataatgataatgatggtGATGAAGATTATGATCTTTGGATAGTTGGAAGAAAACAAGGGATAAACCCTGTTCTTCTTACTGGGTTATCAGAATGGAGTGAGAGTGAAGAATTAGGACTCATAGGAGATTATATTGCTTCTGAAGATTTTCCAAGTTCTGGTTCTGTTTTAGTTATACATCAACAAATTGTAAGAGGATAAACAAGTTGAggtcaaatggttatgaatgcaGCACTTTGTTAACTTAACATTGACATGGCTAGTTTAGTAATTTTAGATGATAATATGTAACCTGTTTTGTTGGGTTTAGTTGAATTAGTAGAGCAGaattaacttttattaaaaGTAGTATAAATAGTAGTGTTAGAGTTGTACTAAATTATGTAAAAAGTTAATGAAAGTCTCCTTTTTGGAATGTATTAGACTATTAATATCTAGGCTTACAAGCTATATAAGTTGCTCCAAGTTTAAGAAAAAAACACGTGCCCCTTTAATAATACTTTCACTCTTcgtcttcttcctcaatcaaaacgcaaaccataaaaaaaaaacacgtaCCTCTTTCACAACATGttcactcttcctcttcttcctcaatgaAAACGCAAACCATCAAGATTAAAGGGACATTCAAAACAAACTACTACGATTCTGTAGAAACGTTCCAACTCCTCgcgaagagtagaagaaatcaataaaaaaagatataaattttcataaaaaatcaccagaaaaaaggaagaaacattattcaaggtactATTTTACTattcttctaggtttttcttCTAGATTGTCTCTGTCATGTGCCTCATCTTTAACCagcaaaatattaaaagatttcaagaagaaatatactgtctcctcttgttttgggtgtatttcttggtgtatttctgtaatcttttgggtgtaaccgtttgggtgtatttctataactgtttgggtgtatttatgtAAACGTTTGGATGTATTTCTAAAgtttcattatcttcaaaacgatttcaaagtttgatttcagaaaccatgaaaatcgaaaaaaaaaaacaaagcaaagagAGAACGCACTAAGGAAATCTagcaaatttggcaagaaactggACAAAAAaacgaaatcttttgaaaaatgaaagttatatatttgtgcgttaattaatttgaattgatttaaaattctGTTAAAAAGGCACGTAACATAAGCAGCGCGTTTAATGGGTGGATTTTGTTCAGATTTGTAAAACTTGTAAATGCAAAACACTTGTATGTAGAGATTAATCCTAATATCTATAGCTAGAAATTAGTGATAATATAAAGATTAATTTATcgtaaatttaaattctatttaagaAGTTGTAATAGATTGATGTAAATACAAGATGAGATTTGAATTCTTAACATTTGTTTTAAGTGTACGATTAAACTAATTATTCGACCAACTTAAGTTATTAGTAGataattttttactcttttgcAGTAAGTGAAGACAATATGTAgactttcagaaatttttcttaTGTCTATAccactttttttcctttaaaaaaacAACTCAGTTCactataaaattacaaaaaaaaaaatcacagaaaCTAACTATCggaaatttattataataaatgttaattttttagaatCCAGACTTCAGAGATAATGCTGCATAACAACTTTTGATACACTAGAATTTATAGTTTATCCAAAAGTAATTTGGTCTAATTACAACTAAACTATTACACATATAAAAAGATTTAAGAAAGAGTTTTTTAGTGTTAATTATTGACTTGTccagttttaattgattttttttcttaaacaaTTAAAATGTTACATCAAACTGATTTATAATTTGGTTTATTAGTCGGTTCAATccgattttaataattatactaGAACCAACCTTTAAATTTACAAACTTCACGCGAGTTTTTTTTCAACTCGAGTGGTCAGACCGACAAACTTTAGGTCAGTCCGGACTAGGCATTGGGATGAAAGAATCAAAACCGGTTAGATCCGGTTTAACTTGGCCATGCTTTGTAAAAATCGATACACTGACAGTCTGATGACAGGTTTGAGAAATTCGGACCGAttagactttttttttctctgaaaAACCCCCGTCCCCATACGACGTCGTTtgacatttttaattaaaaaaaaaaaaacagttctGAAGGCTGAAGCTACCCAGCCCAACCCCATGTCTCTCGCTCTCACAAACGGCACACCACCATACTTCTGAAACTGCCCACCCCAACcccatctctctctctcagcTCACCTCGGTTCACCGCCACCGCCGCCGCGCGTCTCGCCTCTCTTTTCCGTCTGTGCTCGGCTGCTCGCGTCTCGCCGCGCCTCCCTCGGCCAGTGAGTGCTCGAGCTGTGCGTGGTTTTTGCTGCCTGCACTGCGGCGTGCGTGTTTGTCTCTGCTCGATTCTGCCTCTGCAACAACAGGTGAGCATTTCAGGGTTTATGAATATGAATTG is part of the Arachis duranensis cultivar V14167 chromosome 1, aradu.V14167.gnm2.J7QH, whole genome shotgun sequence genome and encodes:
- the LOC107473637 gene encoding serine/threonine receptor-like kinase NFP; translated protein: MRVWPVLLILLLQLVEPSHGQTKSQQNNTGFQCSGRSYPCQAYAFYRAQSQFLDLASIGDLFQVSRLMIANPSNISSDSVSSPLIQNQQLFIPLTCSCNSVNTTFGSMSYANISYTIKPNDTFFLVSTIKFENLTTYPSVEVVNPNLVATNLQIGDNAIFPVFCKCPDKNTTVSNTRANYMISYVVQPSDNLSSIASRFGSQQKAITDVNGNKFNVYDTIFVPVTKLPVLSQPNTSTAAAPSPTPAGSSDDRTGTVRGLAIGLGIAGLLLMVVCAVWLYRESVLKGRMWAGRDEEEQRQKEGRVFSGGRDGKVSKPMDVKLMANVSDCLDKYRVFGIEELVEATDAFSDSCLIQGSVYKGTIDGETYAIKKMKWNAYEELKILQKVNHGNLVKLEGFCIDSEEGNCYLVYEYVENGSLNWWLHEEEGKNKEKLNWKTRVRIGIDIANGLQYIHEHTRPRVVHKDIKSSNILLDSNMRAKIANFGLAKSGMNAITMHIVGTQGYIAPEYLADGVVSTKMDVFSFGVVLLELISGREAIDEEGNLLWMSAMKTFEGVSSDEEKGRRVREWMDKAMLRDTISMDSLLGVLGIAIACLHKEPSKRPSIVDVVYALCKSDDAGFETSEDGIGSPKVTAR
- the LOC107474606 gene encoding cation/H(+) antiporter 24-like: MTRVFPIHDHHIRHSRTLIQSLKHIDDDSIATSLALSCQSMQEFRAGGLFINGGGNNHTASIFSLLLLDLILIIVVTRILRILFKPLKQPELGGIILGPSVLGRHGWFKRNVMPEAAEFLVNNLGIMGFMFFVFIYGVKCDPSLLKKSGKMHLYTALVGISIPSMLTFLVSLYMRKNMDKELSRIASLGVISAYFGITTFPVVHNILKELNLINSHVGRMALSMALIGDAIGTCSIVVFEAGKHGETGTKHAIWYTISLVLVLMFIMFCVRPMMMWIHKNTPEGHPVEQSYVVVILLGVFVLGFVTDMLGMAIANGPLWLGLVIPDGPPLGATIVEKSKTIMTDFLLPFSFLMVGTHTDVFAMSEIDWSHLEPLFFMVLTGYLTKFFSTWVATFYWQLPFRDGLALSLMMSLRGQVELIMFVHFMDKKIIKIPGFTLLVLMTAVLTATFTPLISIVYDPTRPYIVNQRRNIQHHLPNTKLSMVLCIQDDESINGLINVLDISNPNPNRPFIVHTVRLFELVGRASPLFIDHDNQEMPSNYQWMHIVNVLRRYQELKGKFVELKFFTVVSLKQMMFQDICLIALENEASLIILPFKKTHVSNKGMIHTINSQVLNHAPCSVGILVDKGSNNLIEMMAAARNIAAAPSSLRRFGRRYAMLFLGGADAREALVYADMIAANQDASLTVIRFLSANYVGDKEREKKLDDGIVTWFWVKNETNNRVRYREVVVKNGEETIASILAMNNNDNDGDEDYDLWIVGRKQGINPVLLTGLSEWSESEELGLIGDYIASEDFPSSGSVLVIHQQIVRG